A window of Xylophilus sp. GW821-FHT01B05 contains these coding sequences:
- a CDS encoding glutamate synthase subunit beta, translated as MGKTTGFMEYARIEEGYKPVPERLKHYKEFVVGLDAEQAKVQGARCMDCGTPFCNSGCPVNNIIPDFNDLVYQQDWQSAFAVLDSTNNFPEFTGRICPAPCEAACVLNVNDDAVGIKSIEHAIIDRAWTEGWVAPRLAKHKTGKKVAVVGSGPAGMAAAQQLARVGHDVTLFEKNDRVGGLLRYGIPDFKMEKSHIDRRAAQMEAEGVTIRTGVVIGAKTDPLGKGSKVTNWAKETITPEQLQKDFDAVLITAGAEQSRDLPVPGRELDGIHFAMEFLPQQNKVNAGDKLKSQLRADGKHVIVIGGGDTGSDCVGTSNRHGAASVTQFEVMPQPPEEENRPMTWPYWPIKLRTSSSHHEGCEREFAISTKEFIGEKGKVTGLKTVRVEFKDGKLVEIPGTEVTMKADLVLLAMGFVSPVSPVLEAFGVEKDARGNARATTDFDGGYATNMPKVFAAGDVRRGQSLVVWAIREGRQAARAVDEFLMGFSDLPR; from the coding sequence ATGGGAAAAACCACCGGCTTCATGGAATACGCGCGTATCGAGGAGGGCTACAAGCCCGTGCCCGAGCGCTTGAAGCACTACAAGGAATTCGTCGTCGGCCTGGACGCGGAACAGGCCAAGGTCCAGGGCGCGCGCTGCATGGACTGCGGCACGCCGTTCTGCAATAGCGGCTGCCCGGTCAACAACATCATTCCGGACTTCAACGACCTGGTCTACCAACAGGACTGGCAAAGCGCGTTCGCCGTGCTGGACTCCACCAACAACTTCCCCGAGTTCACCGGCCGCATCTGCCCCGCGCCCTGCGAGGCCGCCTGCGTGCTCAACGTGAACGACGACGCGGTCGGCATCAAGTCGATCGAGCACGCCATCATCGACCGCGCCTGGACCGAAGGCTGGGTGGCCCCGCGCCTGGCCAAGCACAAGACCGGCAAGAAGGTGGCCGTGGTCGGCTCCGGCCCGGCCGGCATGGCTGCGGCGCAGCAACTGGCGCGCGTCGGCCATGACGTGACCCTGTTCGAGAAGAACGACCGCGTTGGCGGCCTGCTGCGCTACGGCATCCCCGACTTCAAGATGGAGAAGTCGCACATCGATCGCCGTGCCGCGCAGATGGAGGCCGAAGGCGTCACCATCCGTACCGGCGTGGTCATCGGTGCCAAGACCGATCCGCTCGGCAAGGGCTCCAAGGTCACCAACTGGGCCAAGGAAACCATCACGCCCGAGCAACTGCAAAAGGACTTCGACGCCGTGCTGATCACCGCCGGCGCTGAGCAGTCGCGCGACCTGCCGGTGCCCGGCCGTGAGCTCGATGGCATCCATTTCGCGATGGAATTCCTGCCGCAGCAAAACAAGGTCAATGCCGGCGACAAGCTCAAGAGCCAACTGCGCGCCGATGGCAAGCACGTCATCGTCATCGGTGGCGGCGACACCGGCAGCGATTGCGTGGGCACCAGCAACCGCCATGGCGCGGCGAGCGTCACCCAGTTCGAGGTCATGCCCCAGCCACCCGAAGAAGAAAACCGCCCCATGACCTGGCCCTACTGGCCGATCAAGCTGCGCACCAGCTCCAGCCACCATGAAGGCTGCGAGCGCGAGTTCGCCATCTCCACCAAGGAGTTCATCGGCGAAAAGGGCAAGGTCACGGGTCTGAAGACCGTGCGGGTGGAGTTCAAGGACGGCAAGCTGGTCGAGATCCCCGGCACTGAAGTCACCATGAAGGCCGACCTGGTGCTGCTGGCCATGGGCTTTGTCAGCCCGGTCTCGCCGGTGCTAGAAGCCTTCGGCGTCGAGAAGGATGCGCGCGGCAACGCCCGGGCCACCACCGACTTCGACGGCGGCTACGCCACCAACATGCCCAAGGTCTTCGCCGCCGGCGACGTGCGCCGCGGCCAGTCCCTGGTGGTCTGGGCGATCCGCGAAGGCCGCCAGGCGGCACGCGCGGTGGATGAGTTCCTGATGGGCTTCAGCGACCTGCCACGCTGA
- a CDS encoding MFS transporter, translated as MTARAARFAPALVILAGISAALHVAKLPPAIPALQQALGISLVQAGFLLSTVQFAGMALGILFGLVADGVGLRRSLLCGLVLLTLASAAGALATSASALLALRVAEGCGFMLASLPGPSLLRRLVAPSRLPAMLGFWGTYMPFATALALLVGPWWMEAVGWRAWWLLLAAGTALMALWVWRAVPADVLAVPVARSPVFRRLVASWPQWSGRLRRTLGAAGPWRVALGFASYSGPWLAVVGFLPALYAQAGVRPLAAGGLSALVAAVNMIGNIAAGQWLQRGVAPRRLLWAGYAAMAVGAFLFFVPATEGLPALRYAAVLAFSLCGGMVPGTLFSQAVRVAPGEDTVATTVGWMQQCSAFGQFALPPLVAWVASMAGGWQWTWVVTGICAVVGAMLAARPRR; from the coding sequence GTGACGGCCCGCGCCGCGCGCTTCGCGCCAGCGCTGGTGATCCTGGCCGGCATCTCGGCCGCCCTGCATGTCGCCAAGCTGCCGCCGGCCATCCCGGCGCTGCAGCAGGCGCTTGGCATCAGCCTGGTGCAGGCGGGTTTTCTCTTGTCCACCGTGCAGTTCGCGGGCATGGCGCTGGGCATATTGTTCGGGCTGGTTGCCGATGGCGTCGGGCTGCGGCGCAGCCTGCTGTGCGGCCTGGTGCTGCTCACGCTGGCCAGTGCGGCGGGCGCGCTGGCGACCTCGGCCAGCGCCTTGCTGGCGCTGCGCGTGGCCGAGGGCTGCGGCTTCATGCTGGCCTCATTGCCCGGGCCCAGCCTGCTGCGTCGGCTGGTGGCGCCTTCGCGCTTGCCGGCCATGCTGGGTTTTTGGGGCACCTACATGCCTTTTGCCACGGCGCTGGCGTTGTTGGTCGGGCCGTGGTGGATGGAGGCCGTGGGCTGGCGCGCCTGGTGGCTGCTGCTGGCGGCCGGCACGGCGCTGATGGCGCTGTGGGTGTGGCGCGCGGTGCCGGCGGATGTGCTGGCCGTGCCCGTGGCCAGGTCGCCGGTGTTCCGGCGGCTGGTGGCGTCCTGGCCGCAGTGGTCCGGGCGGCTGCGGCGTACCTTGGGCGCGGCCGGGCCGTGGCGCGTGGCCCTGGGTTTTGCGAGCTACTCCGGGCCCTGGCTGGCGGTGGTGGGTTTCCTGCCCGCGCTCTATGCCCAGGCCGGCGTGCGGCCACTCGCGGCGGGCGGGCTCAGCGCCCTGGTGGCGGCGGTCAACATGATCGGCAACATTGCCGCCGGGCAATGGCTGCAGCGCGGCGTGGCGCCGCGGCGGTTGCTGTGGGCCGGCTATGCGGCCATGGCCGTAGGCGCCTTCCTGTTCTTTGTGCCCGCCACCGAAGGCCTGCCCGCGCTGCGCTACGCGGCGGTGCTGGCGTTCTCGCTGTGTGGCGGCATGGTGCCGGGCACCTTGTTTTCGCAGGCGGTGCGTGTGGCGCCGGGCGAAGACACGGTGGCCACCACCGTCGGCTGGATGCAGCAGTGCTCTGCCTTTGGCCAGTTCGCGCTGCCGCCGCTGGTGGCCTGGGTGGCCAGCATGGCGGGCGGCTGGCAGTGGACCTGGGTGGTGACTGGCATCTGCGCCGTCGTGGGGGCGATGCTGGCAGCGCGGCCCCGCCGGTAA
- a CDS encoding SAM-dependent methyltransferase has translation MKKKPSHAATAAAANPLADELRPGQSVELLKELHILTRDGRLNQDSRRKLKQVYHLYQFIETLLKELPEGGAGATLADHGAGKSYLGFIVYDLFFRALGSGHIYGIETRAELVEKSRALAAQLGFARMSFLPLSVAEATTDAALPERIDVVTALHACDTATDDAIEFGLAKNARCMVLVPCCQAEAAACLRQNKALALARTPLAELWRHPLHTRELGSQITNVLRCLYLEACGYQVTVTELVGWEHSMKNELIIARRGGGPKRSAAERMRAILEEFGLASLQPARFPRLPTA, from the coding sequence ATGAAAAAGAAGCCTTCGCACGCCGCTACGGCCGCCGCAGCCAACCCGCTGGCGGACGAGCTGCGCCCCGGCCAGTCGGTCGAGCTGCTCAAGGAACTGCACATCCTGACCCGCGACGGCCGGCTCAACCAGGATTCGCGGCGCAAGCTCAAGCAGGTCTACCACCTGTACCAGTTCATCGAAACCCTGCTGAAAGAGCTGCCCGAAGGCGGTGCCGGCGCCACCCTGGCCGACCACGGCGCGGGCAAGTCCTACCTGGGCTTTATCGTCTACGACTTGTTCTTCCGCGCGCTGGGCTCGGGCCATATCTACGGCATAGAGACGCGCGCCGAGCTGGTCGAGAAATCACGCGCCCTGGCCGCGCAACTGGGCTTTGCGCGCATGTCCTTCCTGCCGCTGTCCGTGGCCGAGGCCACCACCGACGCCGCGCTGCCCGAGCGCATCGATGTCGTCACCGCGCTGCACGCCTGCGACACCGCCACCGACGACGCCATCGAATTCGGCCTGGCCAAGAACGCGCGCTGCATGGTGCTGGTGCCCTGCTGCCAGGCCGAAGCCGCCGCCTGTCTGCGCCAGAACAAGGCCCTGGCCCTGGCGCGCACGCCCCTGGCCGAACTCTGGCGCCACCCGCTGCACACGCGCGAGCTGGGCAGCCAGATCACCAACGTGCTGCGCTGCCTCTACCTGGAAGCCTGCGGCTACCAGGTCACGGTGACCGAGCTGGTCGGCTGGGAGCACAGCATGAAGAACGAACTCATCATCGCCCGCCGTGGCGGCGGCCCCAAGCGCAGCGCGGCCGAGCGCATGCGGGCCATCCTGGAAGAGTTCGGCCTGGCATCGCTGCAGCCGGCACGCTTTCCGCGCCTGCCCACTGCTTAG
- a CDS encoding deoxyguanosinetriphosphate triphosphohydrolase has translation MPAPTLDISHFSSKFLAPYACDPAQSRGRRFPEPPAPTRTEYQRDRDRIVHSTAFRRLVYKTQVFLNHEGDLFRTRLTHSLEVAQLGRSIARSLRLNEDLVEAIALAHDLGHTPFGHAGQDELDACMAGHGGFEHNLQSLRVVDVLEERYPHYDGLNLSFETRAGILKHCSRANAERLEAGEPDGVARRFIDRTAPSLEAQLCNLADEIAYNAHDIDDGVRSGLITLEQMEAVPLFDRYRREALAEHPHLAQGRGPRRLLNEAIRRMLSAQVYDVIAATGAALEAAAPASADAARQAGPLVRFGDAMRQESGVLKRFLFQNLYRHPQVMATTGHARQVVRDLFAAYCAAPEEMRGGFGARALACAQADADAKPERVVADYVSGMTDRFAVREHERLTGRQIFP, from the coding sequence ATGCCGGCGCCCACCCTGGATATCAGCCACTTTTCTTCTAAATTTCTGGCGCCGTATGCCTGTGACCCGGCGCAGAGCCGGGGCCGCCGCTTTCCCGAGCCGCCGGCGCCCACGCGCACCGAGTACCAGCGCGACCGCGACCGCATCGTGCACTCCACCGCGTTCCGGCGGCTGGTCTACAAGACCCAGGTGTTTCTGAACCACGAAGGCGATCTGTTTCGCACGCGGCTCACGCATTCGCTGGAGGTGGCGCAATTGGGCCGATCCATCGCGCGTTCGCTGCGGCTCAACGAGGACCTGGTCGAGGCGATTGCGCTGGCGCATGATCTGGGCCACACGCCCTTCGGCCATGCCGGCCAGGACGAGCTGGACGCCTGCATGGCCGGGCACGGCGGCTTCGAGCACAACCTGCAGAGCCTGCGCGTGGTCGATGTGCTGGAAGAGCGCTACCCGCACTACGACGGCCTGAACCTGAGCTTCGAGACCCGCGCCGGCATCCTCAAGCACTGCTCGCGCGCCAATGCCGAGCGGTTGGAGGCGGGCGAGCCCGACGGCGTGGCCCGGCGCTTCATCGACCGCACGGCGCCCAGCCTGGAGGCGCAACTGTGCAACCTGGCCGACGAGATCGCCTACAACGCGCACGACATCGACGACGGTGTGCGCTCCGGCCTGATCACGCTGGAGCAGATGGAGGCCGTGCCCCTGTTCGACCGCTACCGGCGCGAGGCGCTGGCCGAGCACCCGCACCTGGCCCAGGGCCGTGGGCCGCGCCGGCTGCTGAACGAGGCCATCCGCCGCATGCTCAGCGCCCAGGTCTACGACGTGATCGCCGCCACCGGCGCCGCGTTGGAAGCCGCCGCGCCCGCCAGCGCCGATGCCGCGCGCCAGGCTGGCCCGCTGGTGCGCTTTGGCGACGCCATGCGGCAGGAGTCGGGCGTGCTCAAGCGCTTTTTGTTCCAGAACCTCTACCGGCATCCGCAGGTCATGGCCACCACCGGCCATGCGCGCCAGGTGGTGCGCGACCTGTTCGCCGCCTACTGCGCCGCGCCCGAGGAAATGCGCGGCGGCTTTGGCGCGCGGGCCCTGGCCTGCGCGCAGGCTGACGCAGACGCCAAGCCCGAGCGTGTGGTGGCCGACTACGTCTCCGGCATGACCGACCGCTTCGCGGTGCGTGAGCACGAGCGGCTCACCGGCCGCCAGATCTTCCCGTGA
- a CDS encoding glutamate synthase-related protein, with the protein MTTAAEIQHLQEHGLYSKANEHDACGLGFVAHIKGEKRHDIVTQALKILENIDHRGAVGADKLMGDGAGILIQIPDLLYREEMAAQGVALPPAGEYGVGMIFLPKEHASRLACEQEMERAIKAEGQVLLGWRDVPVNRDMPMSPQVKKTEPVLRQVFIGRGADVIVQDALERKLYVIRKTASANIQNLKLKHSKEYYVPSMSSRTVVYKGLLLADQVGTYYFDLQDPRCVSALGLVHQRFSTNTFPEWPLAHPYRYVAHNGEINTVKGNYNWMKAREGVMSSPVLGADLQKLYPISFAGQSDTATFDNCLELLTMAGYPISHAMMMMIPEPWEQHTTMDERRKAFYEYHAAMMEPWDGPASIVFTDGRQIGATLDRNGLRPSRYCITDDDLVIMGSESGVLPIPENKIVRKWRLQPGKMFLIDLDQGRMIDDEELKASLTHSRPYKQWIENLRVKLDHVAGSQAAPPASSVSLLDRQQAFGYTQEDVKFLMSPMAKNGEEGIGSMGNDSPLAVLSSKDKPLYNYFKQMFAQVTNPPIDPIREAIVMSLVSFIGPKPNLLDINQVNPPMRLEVSQPILDFADMAKLRDIATFTQGKFKSATLDITYPLAWGHEGVEAKLASLCAEAVDAIKGGHNILIVSDRGVGAAQVAIPALLALSAIHQHLVREGLRTTAGLVVETGTAREVHHFAVLAGYGAEAVHPYLAMESLAELHKDLPGDLSPEKAIYNYVKAIGKGLSKIMSKMGVSTYMSYCGAQLFEAIGINSDTVGKYFTGTASRVEGIGIFEIAEEAIRLHKAAFGDDPVLANMLDAGGEYAWRTRGEEHMWSPDAIAKLQHSTRSNNWNTYKEYAQLINDQSRRHMTLRGLFEFKIDPAKAIPVEEVEPAADIVKRFATGAMSLGSISTEAHATLAVAMNRIGGKSNTGEGGEDPARYRNELKGIPIKQGDTLKSVIGAANVEVDLSLNPGDSLRSKIKQVASGRFGVTAEYLSSADQIQIKMAQGAKPGEGGQLPGGKVTEYIGKQRYSVPGVGLISPPPHHDIYSIEDLAQLIHDLKNVAPHASISTKLVSEVGVGTIAAGVAKCKSDHVVIAGHDGGTGASPWSSIKHAGGPWEIGLAETQQTLVLNRLRSRIRVQADGQMKTGRDVAIGALLGADEFGFATAPLVVEGCIMMRKCHLNTCPVGVATQDPVLRKKFSGKPEHVVNYFFFVAEEVRQIMAQLGIRKFDDLIGRADLLDTKKGIAHWKARGLDFSRLFAQPQVPAEVPRFHTELQEHGLEHALDNKLIEKCRPAIERGERVRFMEVARNVNRTVGAMLSGAVTRVHPEGLPDDTIHIQLEGTGGQSFGAFLTNGITLYLIGDANDYTGKGLSGGRVVVRPSLDFRGEAARNIIVGNTVMYGATAGEAYLAGVAGERFAVRLSGATAVVEGTGDHGCEYMTGGTVAVLGKTGRNFAAGMSGGIAYVYDEDGQFASRCNLSMVALEKVVTGAEQTANVHRNIWHRDQTDEATLRKLLEDHNRWTGSKRARELLDNWAVSRTKFVKVFPTEYKRALAEIYERRVNAEPSTPHVAQPAVPAVAKKKEAVPAK; encoded by the coding sequence ATGACAACGGCTGCCGAGATCCAGCATCTCCAGGAACACGGTCTTTATTCCAAGGCCAACGAGCACGACGCTTGCGGCCTGGGCTTCGTAGCCCACATCAAGGGCGAAAAGCGCCACGACATCGTCACGCAGGCGCTCAAGATCCTCGAAAACATCGACCACCGCGGCGCGGTGGGTGCCGACAAGCTCATGGGCGACGGCGCGGGCATCCTGATCCAGATCCCCGACCTGCTCTACCGCGAAGAAATGGCCGCCCAGGGCGTGGCCCTGCCGCCGGCCGGCGAATACGGCGTGGGCATGATCTTCCTGCCCAAGGAGCACGCCTCGCGCCTGGCCTGCGAGCAGGAGATGGAGCGCGCCATCAAGGCCGAAGGCCAGGTGCTCCTGGGCTGGCGCGACGTGCCGGTGAACCGCGACATGCCCATGTCGCCCCAGGTCAAGAAGACCGAGCCGGTACTGCGCCAGGTCTTCATCGGCCGTGGCGCCGATGTCATCGTGCAAGACGCGCTGGAACGCAAGCTCTACGTCATCCGCAAGACCGCCAGCGCCAACATCCAGAACCTGAAGCTCAAGCACAGCAAGGAGTACTACGTACCCAGCATGTCGAGCCGCACCGTGGTCTACAAGGGCCTGCTGCTGGCCGACCAGGTTGGTACTTACTACTTTGATTTGCAAGATCCACGCTGCGTATCGGCGCTGGGCCTGGTGCACCAGCGCTTCTCCACCAACACCTTCCCCGAGTGGCCGCTGGCCCACCCGTACCGCTACGTGGCCCACAACGGTGAAATCAACACCGTCAAGGGCAACTACAACTGGATGAAGGCGCGCGAAGGCGTGATGTCCTCGCCGGTGCTGGGCGCCGACCTGCAGAAGCTCTACCCGATCAGCTTTGCCGGCCAGTCCGACACCGCTACCTTCGACAACTGCCTTGAGTTGCTCACCATGGCTGGCTACCCGATCAGCCACGCCATGATGATGATGATCCCCGAGCCCTGGGAGCAGCACACCACCATGGATGAGCGCCGCAAGGCCTTCTATGAGTACCACGCCGCCATGATGGAGCCCTGGGACGGCCCGGCCTCCATCGTCTTCACCGATGGCCGCCAGATCGGCGCCACGCTGGACCGCAACGGCCTGCGCCCCTCGCGCTACTGCATCACCGACGACGACCTGGTCATCATGGGCTCGGAATCCGGCGTGCTGCCGATTCCTGAGAACAAGATCGTGCGCAAGTGGCGCCTGCAGCCCGGCAAGATGTTCCTGATCGACCTCGACCAGGGCCGCATGATCGACGACGAAGAGCTGAAGGCCAGCCTGACCCACAGCCGCCCCTACAAGCAGTGGATCGAGAACCTGCGCGTCAAGCTCGATCACGTGGCCGGCTCGCAGGCCGCGCCGCCGGCGTCTTCGGTCAGCCTGCTGGACCGCCAGCAGGCCTTTGGCTACACCCAGGAAGACGTCAAGTTCCTGATGTCGCCCATGGCCAAGAACGGCGAAGAGGGCATCGGCTCCATGGGCAACGACAGCCCGCTGGCCGTGCTCTCCAGCAAGGACAAGCCGCTCTACAACTACTTCAAGCAGATGTTCGCGCAGGTCACCAACCCGCCGATCGACCCGATCCGCGAGGCCATCGTGATGTCGCTGGTGTCCTTCATCGGACCCAAGCCGAACCTGCTGGACATCAACCAGGTCAACCCGCCGATGCGGCTCGAAGTGAGCCAGCCCATCCTCGACTTTGCCGACATGGCAAAGCTGCGCGACATCGCCACCTTCACCCAGGGCAAGTTCAAGAGCGCCACGCTGGACATCACCTACCCGCTGGCCTGGGGCCATGAGGGCGTGGAAGCCAAGCTGGCCTCGCTCTGCGCAGAAGCCGTGGACGCCATCAAGGGCGGCCACAACATCCTGATCGTGAGCGACCGTGGCGTCGGCGCCGCGCAGGTGGCCATCCCCGCGCTGCTGGCGCTGTCGGCCATCCACCAGCACCTGGTGCGTGAGGGCCTGCGCACCACCGCCGGCCTGGTGGTGGAGACCGGCACCGCGCGCGAAGTGCACCACTTCGCCGTGCTCGCCGGCTACGGCGCCGAGGCCGTGCACCCCTACCTGGCCATGGAAAGCCTGGCCGAGCTGCACAAGGATCTGCCGGGCGACCTGTCGCCCGAGAAGGCGATCTACAACTACGTCAAGGCCATCGGCAAGGGCTTGTCCAAGATCATGTCCAAGATGGGCGTGAGCACCTACATGAGCTACTGCGGCGCGCAGCTGTTCGAGGCCATCGGCATCAACAGCGACACCGTCGGCAAGTACTTCACGGGCACCGCCAGCCGCGTCGAAGGCATCGGCATCTTCGAAATCGCCGAAGAAGCCATCCGCCTGCACAAGGCCGCCTTTGGCGACGACCCGGTGCTGGCCAACATGCTGGACGCCGGTGGCGAATACGCCTGGCGCACCCGCGGCGAAGAGCACATGTGGTCGCCCGACGCGATCGCCAAGCTGCAGCATTCCACGCGCTCCAACAACTGGAACACCTACAAGGAATACGCCCAGCTCATCAACGACCAGAGCCGTCGCCACATGACGCTGCGCGGCCTGTTCGAGTTCAAGATCGACCCGGCCAAGGCCATCCCCGTGGAAGAGGTCGAGCCGGCGGCCGACATCGTCAAGCGCTTTGCCACCGGCGCCATGTCGCTTGGCTCCATCTCCACCGAAGCGCACGCCACCCTGGCCGTGGCCATGAACCGCATCGGCGGCAAGAGCAACACCGGCGAAGGCGGCGAAGACCCGGCGCGCTACCGCAACGAGCTGAAGGGCATCCCGATCAAGCAGGGCGACACGCTCAAGAGCGTGATCGGCGCGGCCAACGTCGAGGTCGACCTGTCGCTCAACCCCGGCGACTCGCTGCGCTCCAAGATCAAGCAGGTGGCATCGGGCCGCTTCGGCGTCACGGCCGAGTACCTGTCCTCGGCCGACCAGATCCAGATCAAGATGGCCCAGGGCGCCAAGCCCGGCGAGGGCGGCCAGTTGCCCGGCGGCAAGGTGACCGAATACATCGGCAAGCAGCGCTACTCGGTGCCCGGCGTGGGCCTGATCAGCCCGCCGCCGCACCACGACATCTACTCGATCGAGGACTTGGCCCAGCTGATCCACGACCTGAAGAACGTCGCACCGCACGCCAGCATCAGCACCAAGCTGGTGTCGGAAGTGGGCGTGGGCACCATCGCCGCAGGCGTGGCCAAGTGCAAGAGCGACCACGTGGTGATCGCCGGCCACGACGGCGGCACCGGCGCATCGCCCTGGTCGTCCATCAAGCATGCGGGCGGCCCGTGGGAAATCGGCCTGGCCGAAACCCAGCAGACCCTGGTGCTGAACCGCCTGCGCAGCCGCATCCGCGTGCAGGCCGACGGCCAGATGAAGACCGGCCGCGACGTCGCCATCGGCGCGCTGCTGGGCGCCGATGAATTCGGCTTTGCCACCGCACCGCTGGTGGTCGAGGGCTGCATCATGATGCGCAAGTGCCACCTCAACACCTGCCCGGTGGGCGTGGCCACGCAGGACCCGGTGCTGCGCAAGAAGTTCTCGGGCAAGCCTGAGCACGTGGTGAACTACTTCTTCTTTGTTGCGGAAGAAGTGCGCCAGATCATGGCCCAGCTCGGCATCCGCAAGTTCGACGATCTGATCGGCCGTGCCGACCTGCTCGACACCAAGAAGGGCATTGCCCACTGGAAGGCACGCGGGCTGGACTTCAGCCGCCTGTTCGCCCAGCCGCAAGTGCCGGCCGAGGTGCCGCGCTTCCATACCGAGCTGCAAGAGCACGGCCTGGAACATGCGCTGGACAACAAGCTCATCGAGAAGTGCCGTCCGGCCATCGAGCGTGGCGAGCGCGTGCGCTTCATGGAAGTGGCGCGCAACGTCAACCGCACCGTGGGCGCCATGCTCTCCGGCGCGGTGACCCGCGTGCACCCCGAGGGCCTGCCGGATGACACCATCCACATCCAGCTCGAAGGCACGGGCGGCCAGTCCTTTGGCGCCTTCCTGACCAACGGCATCACGCTCTACCTGATCGGCGACGCCAACGACTACACCGGCAAGGGCCTCTCCGGCGGCCGCGTGGTGGTGCGCCCGAGCCTGGACTTCCGTGGCGAGGCGGCGCGCAACATCATCGTCGGCAACACCGTGATGTACGGCGCCACCGCCGGCGAGGCCTACCTGGCCGGCGTGGCGGGCGAACGCTTCGCGGTGCGCCTGTCGGGCGCCACCGCCGTGGTGGAAGGTACCGGCGACCATGGCTGCGAGTACATGACCGGCGGCACGGTGGCCGTGCTGGGCAAGACCGGCCGCAATTTCGCTGCCGGCATGAGCGGCGGCATTGCCTACGTCTATGACGAAGACGGCCAGTTCGCCTCGCGCTGCAACCTGTCGATGGTCGCGCTGGAGAAGGTCGTGACCGGCGCCGAGCAGACCGCCAACGTGCACCGCAACATCTGGCACCGCGACCAGACCGACGAGGCCACGCTGCGCAAGCTGCTGGAAGACCACAACCGCTGGACGGGCAGCAAGCGCGCCCGCGAACTGCTGGACAACTGGGCCGTCTCGCGCACCAAGTTCGTCAAGGTGTTCCCGACCGAATACAAGCGCGCCCTGGCCGAGATCTACGAGCGCCGCGTCAACGCCGAGCCGTCGACGCCGCACGTGGCCCAGCCGGCCGTCCCGGCCGTGGCCAAGAAGAAAGAAGCGGTTCCCGCCAAGTAA
- a CDS encoding transposase, whose product MARLPRLALPGHPHHLMLRGNGGQAIVRDDEDAEELLALLGEHAAAQGVLLHAYLLLPDQLRLLATPQEEGGFPLWMQGVGRRYVRAFNDRHGRRGTLWEGRYRSHLLEAGRWLLPAMVALDNLPVQRGLAPQPQDYAWSSHRHYAGQRPDRLLAPPAAYWELGNTPFAREAAYAELVRTGLDAASQRQLEEASHGEWALGSAEFVASLQKLTPRRLHKARPGRPAAAPDFQEKSA is encoded by the coding sequence ATGGCCCGCCTGCCCCGTCTGGCCCTTCCTGGCCACCCGCACCACCTGATGCTGCGCGGCAACGGCGGCCAGGCCATCGTGCGTGATGACGAGGACGCCGAGGAATTGCTGGCCCTGCTGGGCGAGCATGCCGCCGCCCAAGGCGTGCTGCTGCATGCCTACCTGCTGCTGCCCGACCAGTTGCGCCTGCTGGCCACGCCGCAGGAGGAGGGCGGCTTTCCCTTGTGGATGCAGGGCGTGGGCCGGCGCTATGTGCGGGCCTTCAACGACCGCCATGGCCGGCGCGGCACCTTGTGGGAGGGCCGCTACCGCTCGCACCTGCTGGAGGCCGGCCGCTGGCTGCTGCCCGCCATGGTGGCGCTGGACAACCTGCCGGTGCAGCGGGGCCTGGCCCCGCAGCCGCAGGATTACGCCTGGAGCAGCCACCGCCACTATGCCGGCCAGCGGCCGGACCGCCTGCTGGCGCCGCCCGCAGCCTATTGGGAGCTGGGCAACACCCCGTTTGCGCGCGAGGCGGCCTACGCCGAACTGGTGCGCACCGGCCTGGACGCCGCCAGCCAGCGTCAGTTGGAAGAGGCCTCGCACGGAGAGTGGGCGCTGGGCAGCGCCGAATTTGTGGCATCGCTGCAAAAACTCACGCCGCGCCGTTTGCACAAGGCGCGGCCTGGCCGGCCCGCGGCGGCACCGGACTTTCAAGAGAAAAGTGCCTGA
- a CDS encoding DUF1415 domain-containing protein: MPAIPPDSNAIADTQAWLESAVIGLNLCPFAKAVHVRGQVHYAVCDSAEPGDLLEALEFEAKSLQAQDPSRRDTTLLIATGCLEDFLDFNDFLGRAERLLARRGFDGVLQLASFHPQYQFAGTEADDVGNCSNRAPWPTLHLLREASIDRAVEAFPDAEAIFGHNIDTLEQLGFAGWQALDVGPGAGARHAAGEGA; encoded by the coding sequence GTGCCCGCCATTCCCCCCGATTCCAACGCCATTGCCGACACCCAAGCCTGGCTTGAAAGCGCGGTCATCGGCCTGAACCTCTGCCCCTTCGCCAAGGCCGTACACGTGCGCGGCCAGGTGCACTACGCGGTCTGCGATTCGGCCGAGCCCGGCGATCTGCTGGAGGCCCTGGAATTTGAGGCAAAAAGCCTTCAAGCCCAGGACCCTAGCCGGCGTGATACTACACTTTTGATAGCAACTGGCTGTCTGGAAGATTTTCTGGATTTCAATGATTTCCTGGGCCGTGCCGAGCGCCTGCTGGCGCGCCGCGGCTTCGACGGCGTGTTGCAGCTTGCCAGCTTCCACCCGCAATACCAGTTTGCCGGCACCGAGGCCGACGACGTCGGCAACTGCAGCAACCGCGCCCCCTGGCCCACGCTGCACCTGCTGCGCGAGGCCAGCATAGACCGCGCGGTCGAGGCCTTCCCTGATGCCGAGGCTATCTTCGGCCACAACATCGACACGCTGGAGCAGTTGGGCTTTGCCGGCTGGCAGGCGCTGGACGTGGGGCCCGGCGCCGGTGCGCGCCATGCAGCGGGGGAGGGCGCATGA